From a region of the Burkholderia lata genome:
- the nirB gene encoding nitrite reductase large subunit NirB — MKLIVIGHGMVGHKLLECVAAEAGAAGALQVTVLGEEPRPAYDRVHLSEFFAGKSADDLSLVEPGFFERHPQFDLRLNAQVASIDRAAHTVTLASGETLAYDKLVLATGSRPFVPPMPGHDRDGCFVYRTIEDLEAMQACGTHAKRGVVIGGGLLGLECAKALRDMGLDTHVVEFAPRLMAVQVDDGGGRMLRAKIEALGVTVHTGKNTLEIVDGEEGTHRMAFADGSHLDADMIVFSAGIRARDELARACGLDLGPRGGVAIDDACRTSDADIYAIGECAAWNGMVYGLVAPGYDMARVVAKQLGGDAGSAAEAAFAGADMSTKLKLMGVDVASIGDAHGTTAGSRTYQYADERRQVYKKLVVSDCGKFLHGAVMVGDAAEYGTLLQMMLNRIELPESPEFLILPSSDGVAKPAIGVEALPAAAQICSCNNVSKSQICTAVADGATSLGALKTCTGAGTSCGGCVPLVTQIMKAEMKKQGLAVNNHLCEHFPHSRQELFHLIRVERITTFDELLAKHGHGLGCDVCKPAVAGILASCFNEFVLKKEHAGLQDSNDYYLANIQRDGTYSVVPRMPGGEVTPEGLIAVGQVAQKYGLYTKITGGQRVDLFGARVEQLPSIWEELIAAGFESGHAYGKALRTVKSCVGSTWCRYGVDDSVGLAIDLENRYKGLRAPHKIKFGVSGCTRECAEAQGKDVGIIATEKGWNLYVCGNGGMKPRHAELLASDLDRPTLIRYIDRLLMFYVRTADRLQRTSVWRDNLEGGLDYLIDVVVHDKLAIGAELEADMQHVVDTYECEWKKAVTDPETRKRFRHFVNSDAPDTTIEFVETRGQIRPATPGERAGGKPVSIPVVAEGVTQAATEPATV, encoded by the coding sequence ATGAAACTCATCGTCATCGGCCACGGCATGGTCGGCCACAAGCTCCTCGAATGCGTCGCGGCGGAAGCGGGCGCCGCGGGCGCGCTGCAGGTCACCGTGCTCGGCGAGGAACCGCGCCCGGCGTACGACCGCGTGCACCTGTCCGAATTCTTCGCGGGCAAGTCGGCGGACGACCTATCGCTCGTCGAACCCGGCTTCTTCGAGCGTCATCCGCAGTTCGACCTGCGGCTGAACGCGCAAGTCGCGTCGATCGACCGGGCCGCGCATACGGTCACGCTCGCGTCCGGCGAAACGCTCGCGTACGACAAGCTGGTGCTCGCGACGGGTTCGCGCCCGTTCGTGCCGCCGATGCCGGGGCACGATCGGGACGGCTGCTTCGTGTACCGGACGATCGAGGATCTCGAAGCGATGCAGGCGTGCGGCACGCATGCGAAGCGCGGCGTCGTGATCGGCGGCGGGCTGCTCGGCCTCGAATGCGCGAAGGCGCTGCGCGACATGGGGCTCGACACGCACGTCGTCGAATTCGCGCCGCGGCTGATGGCCGTGCAGGTCGACGACGGCGGCGGCCGGATGCTGCGCGCGAAGATCGAGGCGCTCGGCGTGACCGTGCATACGGGCAAGAACACGCTCGAGATCGTCGATGGCGAGGAAGGCACGCACCGGATGGCATTCGCCGACGGCTCGCACCTCGACGCCGACATGATCGTGTTCTCGGCCGGCATCCGCGCGCGCGACGAACTGGCCCGCGCGTGCGGGCTCGACCTCGGCCCGCGCGGCGGCGTCGCGATCGACGATGCCTGCCGCACGAGCGACGCCGACATCTACGCGATCGGCGAATGCGCGGCCTGGAACGGCATGGTGTACGGCCTCGTCGCGCCCGGCTACGACATGGCGCGGGTGGTCGCGAAGCAGCTCGGCGGCGATGCAGGCAGTGCAGCCGAGGCCGCATTCGCCGGCGCCGACATGAGCACGAAGCTGAAGCTGATGGGCGTGGACGTCGCGAGCATCGGCGACGCGCACGGCACGACGGCCGGCAGCCGCACCTACCAGTACGCGGACGAGCGCCGCCAGGTCTACAAGAAGCTCGTGGTGTCCGATTGCGGCAAGTTCCTGCATGGCGCGGTGATGGTCGGCGACGCGGCCGAATACGGCACGCTGCTGCAGATGATGCTGAACCGCATCGAGCTGCCGGAGTCGCCGGAATTCCTGATCCTGCCGTCGTCGGACGGCGTCGCGAAGCCGGCGATCGGCGTCGAGGCGCTGCCCGCGGCCGCCCAGATCTGCTCGTGCAACAACGTGTCGAAGTCGCAGATCTGCACGGCGGTCGCCGACGGCGCGACGAGCCTCGGCGCGCTGAAGACGTGCACGGGCGCCGGCACGTCGTGCGGCGGCTGCGTGCCGCTCGTCACGCAGATCATGAAGGCCGAGATGAAGAAGCAGGGCCTCGCGGTCAACAACCATCTGTGCGAACACTTCCCGCATTCGCGCCAGGAGCTGTTCCACCTGATCCGCGTCGAGCGCATCACGACCTTCGACGAACTGCTCGCGAAGCACGGCCACGGGCTCGGCTGCGACGTCTGCAAGCCGGCGGTGGCCGGCATTCTCGCGTCGTGCTTCAACGAATTCGTGCTGAAGAAGGAGCACGCCGGGCTGCAGGATTCGAACGACTACTACCTCGCGAACATCCAGCGCGACGGCACGTACTCGGTCGTGCCGCGCATGCCGGGCGGCGAAGTCACGCCGGAAGGGCTGATCGCGGTGGGCCAGGTCGCGCAGAAGTACGGGCTCTACACGAAGATCACCGGCGGCCAGCGCGTCGACCTGTTCGGCGCGCGCGTCGAGCAGCTGCCGTCGATCTGGGAAGAGCTGATCGCGGCCGGTTTCGAATCGGGCCACGCATACGGCAAGGCGCTGCGCACCGTGAAATCGTGCGTCGGGTCGACGTGGTGCCGCTACGGCGTCGACGATTCGGTCGGCCTCGCGATCGACCTGGAGAACCGCTACAAGGGGCTGCGCGCGCCGCACAAGATCAAGTTCGGCGTGTCCGGCTGCACGCGCGAATGCGCGGAAGCGCAGGGCAAGGACGTCGGCATCATCGCGACCGAGAAGGGCTGGAACCTGTACGTGTGCGGCAACGGCGGGATGAAGCCGCGCCACGCGGAACTGCTCGCGTCCGATCTCGACCGTCCGACGCTGATCCGCTACATCGACCGCCTCCTGATGTTCTACGTGCGCACCGCCGACCGGCTGCAACGCACCAGCGTGTGGCGCGACAACCTCGAAGGCGGCCTCGACTACCTGATCGACGTCGTCGTGCACGACAAACTGGCGATCGGCGCCGAACTCGAAGCCGACATGCAGCACGTGGTCGACACCTACGAGTGCGAATGGAAGAAGGCCGTCACCGATCCCGAAACGCGCAAGCGCTTCCGCCACTTCGTGAACAGCGATGCGCCGGACACGACTATCGAATTCGTCGAGACGCGCGGCCAGATCCGGCCCGCGACGCCCGGCGAACGCGCGGGCGGCAAACCTGTGTCGATTCCCGTCGTGGCTGAAGGCGTGACGCAAGCCGCCACCGAACCCGCAACCGTTTGA
- a CDS encoding uracil-DNA glycosylase family protein, with product MPKPTRAPLDVLLTEIRACRACEADLPLGPRPVVRAHRDARILIVGQAPGARVHASGIPWDDASGKRLRGWLDVDADTFYDETRFAIVPMGFCYPGRGASGDNPPRPECAPLWIDRLLAELPSIRLTLLIGQYAQRHFLRDTRKATLTDTVHAWRDYGPDVLPLPHPSPRNQAWFKHHPWFDAAVVPELRRRVAPLVAP from the coding sequence ATGCCGAAACCCACGCGCGCGCCGCTCGACGTGCTGCTTACCGAAATCCGCGCGTGCCGTGCCTGCGAAGCCGACCTGCCGCTCGGCCCGCGCCCCGTCGTGCGGGCCCATCGCGACGCGCGCATTCTGATCGTCGGGCAGGCGCCGGGCGCACGCGTCCATGCGAGCGGCATTCCGTGGGACGACGCGAGCGGCAAGCGGCTGCGCGGCTGGCTCGACGTCGACGCCGACACGTTCTACGACGAGACGCGCTTCGCGATCGTGCCGATGGGTTTCTGCTACCCGGGCCGCGGCGCAAGCGGCGACAACCCGCCGCGCCCCGAATGCGCGCCGCTGTGGATCGACCGCTTGCTCGCCGAGCTGCCGTCGATCCGGCTCACGCTGCTGATCGGCCAGTACGCGCAGCGGCATTTCCTGCGCGATACGCGCAAGGCCACGCTGACCGACACCGTGCACGCCTGGCGCGACTATGGCCCCGACGTGTTGCCGCTGCCGCATCCGTCGCCGCGCAACCAGGCGTGGTTCAAGCACCACCCGTGGTTCGACGCCGCGGTCGTGCCAGAGCTGCGACGCCGGGTCGCGCCGCTGGTCGCCCCGTAA
- a CDS encoding ANTAR domain-containing response regulator, translated as MSTPASSARLRVLLVTDTDKPIGDLGDALATLGYEMLNDVATPARLPAAVEEQHPDVVIIDTDSPSRDTLEQLAVMHATAPRPVLMFSHDSNQSLIRAAVGAGVSAYLVEGLSAERLAPILEVALARFSHDDALRRRLADVERELAERKLIDRAKRLLMDQRKLSEHDAYAALRKRAMDQGLRIVDVARQLLDASPQS; from the coding sequence ATGAGTACGCCTGCTTCTTCCGCCCGCCTGCGCGTGCTGCTCGTCACCGACACCGACAAGCCGATCGGCGACCTCGGCGATGCGCTCGCGACCCTCGGTTACGAGATGCTGAACGACGTCGCGACGCCCGCGCGCCTGCCGGCAGCCGTCGAGGAGCAGCATCCCGACGTCGTGATCATCGATACCGATTCGCCGTCGCGCGACACCCTCGAGCAGCTTGCCGTGATGCACGCCACCGCGCCGCGCCCCGTGCTGATGTTCAGCCACGACTCGAACCAGTCGCTGATCCGCGCGGCGGTCGGCGCGGGCGTCAGCGCGTATCTCGTCGAAGGGCTGTCGGCCGAGCGTCTCGCACCGATTCTCGAAGTCGCGCTCGCCCGCTTCTCGCACGACGACGCGCTGCGCCGCCGGCTGGCTGACGTCGAGCGCGAACTCGCGGAGCGCAAGCTGATCGACCGCGCGAAGCGCCTGCTGATGGACCAGCGCAAGCTGTCCGAACACGACGCGTACGCGGCGCTGCGCAAGCGCGCGATGGATCAGGGCCTGCGCATCGTCGACGTCGCGCGGCAACTGCTCGACGCGTCACCCCAGTCATGA
- a CDS encoding fumarylacetoacetate hydrolase family protein, with product MSAYVIDAAERPSVEVEQSSARFPVRRVFCVGRNYADHAREMGADPDREPPFFFTKPADAIVPASGTVAYPPLTNDLHHEIELVVAIGKDGRAIDPADALSHVWGYGVGIDLTRRDLQAEAKKLSRPWDWAKGFDASGPVTALRAASATGHPATGRIWLAVNGDTRQQGDLADMIWAVPDVIAYVSRSVELKAGDLIFTGTPAGVGALQPGDRVTGGVDGVATFEFVVGAKP from the coding sequence ATGTCCGCTTATGTCATCGACGCTGCCGAGCGTCCTTCCGTCGAAGTCGAACAGTCGTCCGCGCGCTTTCCGGTGCGCCGCGTCTTCTGTGTCGGCCGCAACTACGCCGACCACGCGCGCGAAATGGGCGCCGATCCCGACCGCGAACCGCCGTTCTTCTTCACGAAGCCGGCCGACGCGATCGTCCCGGCCAGCGGCACCGTCGCCTATCCGCCGCTGACGAACGACCTTCATCACGAAATCGAGCTGGTCGTCGCGATCGGCAAGGACGGCCGGGCGATCGACCCGGCCGACGCGCTGTCGCACGTGTGGGGCTACGGCGTCGGCATCGACCTCACGCGCCGCGACCTGCAGGCCGAAGCGAAGAAGCTGAGCCGTCCGTGGGACTGGGCGAAGGGTTTCGACGCATCGGGCCCCGTGACCGCGCTGCGCGCGGCGTCCGCTACCGGCCACCCGGCGACGGGCCGCATCTGGCTCGCAGTGAACGGCGACACGCGCCAGCAAGGCGACCTGGCCGACATGATCTGGGCCGTGCCCGACGTCATCGCGTATGTGTCGCGCTCGGTCGAGCTGAAGGCCGGCGACCTGATCTTCACCGGCACGCCGGCTGGCGTCGGTGCGCTGCAGCCCGGTGACCGCGTCACGGGCGGCGTCGACGGCGTCGCGACGTTCGAGTTCGTCGTGGGCGCAAAGCCGTAA
- a CDS encoding CmpA/NrtA family ABC transporter substrate-binding protein has product MDTSSPAAPERAHLRLGFVALSDAAPLIVAQRLNLGARHGLTLELSRQPSWAAVRDKLLSGELDAAHALYGLVCGLQLGIGGPQADMAALMVLNRNGQAISLSRGLADAYRASGSVRDAFTTLGRKPLLAQTFPTGTHAMWLNHWLASHDVDPLRDVRSVVIPPPEMVAALASGELDGFCAGEPWHAVAEACGAGRTIAVTSEIWPDHPEKVLATRRDFVALYPATARALIRTLVDACAWLDSAPHRRETADWLASPDALGVPARLIAPRLLGDYGSGPFAVPPLPIRFHDGGAVNRPDPREGEWFLSQYRRWGMLDGSHDDARIARAIAQTALYDAAVAESGAAGLSQA; this is encoded by the coding sequence ATGGATACTTCCTCTCCCGCCGCGCCGGAACGCGCGCATCTTCGCCTCGGGTTCGTCGCGCTGAGCGATGCGGCCCCGCTGATCGTCGCGCAACGCCTGAACCTCGGCGCGCGGCACGGCCTCACGCTCGAACTCAGCCGCCAGCCGTCGTGGGCCGCCGTGCGCGACAAGCTGCTGAGCGGCGAGCTCGACGCCGCGCATGCGCTGTACGGGCTCGTCTGCGGGCTGCAGCTCGGGATCGGCGGCCCGCAGGCCGACATGGCCGCGCTGATGGTGCTGAACCGCAATGGCCAGGCGATCTCGTTGTCGCGCGGCCTCGCCGACGCGTATCGCGCGAGCGGCAGCGTGCGCGACGCGTTCACGACGCTCGGCCGCAAGCCACTTCTTGCCCAGACCTTCCCGACCGGCACGCACGCGATGTGGCTGAACCACTGGCTCGCGTCTCACGATGTCGATCCGCTGCGCGACGTGCGCAGCGTCGTGATCCCGCCGCCCGAGATGGTGGCCGCGCTCGCGAGCGGCGAACTCGACGGCTTCTGCGCCGGCGAACCGTGGCATGCGGTGGCCGAGGCCTGCGGCGCGGGGCGGACCATTGCCGTCACGAGCGAGATCTGGCCCGATCATCCGGAGAAGGTGCTCGCGACCCGGCGCGATTTCGTCGCGCTGTACCCGGCCACGGCCCGCGCGCTGATCCGCACGCTCGTCGATGCCTGCGCATGGCTCGACAGCGCCCCGCACCGTCGCGAGACGGCCGACTGGCTCGCGTCGCCCGATGCGCTCGGTGTGCCGGCCCGGCTGATCGCACCGCGCCTGCTCGGCGACTACGGATCGGGCCCGTTCGCCGTGCCGCCGCTGCCGATCCGCTTCCACGACGGTGGCGCCGTGAACCGCCCCGATCCGCGCGAAGGCGAGTGGTTCCTGTCCCAATACCGGCGCTGGGGCATGCTCGACGGTTCGCACGACGACGCGAGGATCGCCAGAGCGATCGCGCAAACCGCGTTGTATGATGCTGCCGTCGCCGAAAGCGGCGCAGCGGGCCTGTCGCAGGCTTGA
- the cobA gene encoding uroporphyrinogen-III C-methyltransferase, producing the protein MTTGKVTLLGAGPGEPDLLTLKAVKALAAADVLLLDDLVAPGIVELAPQARVIRVGKRGGCRSTPQAFIEKLMRRYALRGAHVVRVKGGDALLFGRAGEELATLRAAAIPVEIVNGISSGFAAAASLGISLTHREHCQGVTFVTAHRQDHGEPDWARLAATGTTLAIYMGMSRVDSIAAGLLAVLSPSTPAAAVQWAGTPDERRWTGTLGGLARGIDEARLGSPAVILVGGAIGEAAVQHVPDAGAAIETALSRAA; encoded by the coding sequence ATGACGACAGGCAAAGTCACGCTGCTGGGCGCCGGCCCCGGCGAGCCCGATCTCCTCACGCTGAAGGCCGTGAAGGCGCTGGCCGCCGCCGACGTGCTGCTGCTCGACGATCTCGTCGCGCCCGGCATCGTCGAACTCGCGCCGCAGGCGCGCGTGATCCGCGTCGGCAAGCGCGGCGGCTGCCGCTCCACGCCGCAGGCATTCATCGAGAAGCTGATGCGCCGCTACGCGCTGCGCGGCGCGCACGTGGTGCGCGTGAAAGGCGGCGATGCGCTGCTGTTCGGGCGTGCCGGCGAAGAACTGGCGACGCTGCGCGCCGCCGCGATTCCGGTCGAGATCGTCAACGGCATCTCGTCGGGATTCGCGGCCGCCGCGAGCCTCGGCATCTCGCTCACGCACCGCGAGCATTGCCAGGGCGTCACGTTCGTTACCGCGCACCGCCAGGACCACGGCGAGCCCGACTGGGCACGCCTCGCGGCGACCGGCACCACGCTCGCGATCTACATGGGCATGAGCCGCGTCGACAGCATTGCCGCCGGCCTGCTCGCCGTGCTGTCGCCCTCGACGCCGGCCGCGGCCGTGCAATGGGCCGGCACGCCCGACGAACGCCGCTGGACCGGCACGCTCGGTGGCCTCGCGCGCGGCATCGACGAAGCGCGGCTCGGCAGCCCGGCCGTGATCCTCGTCGGCGGCGCGATCGGCGAAGCGGCCGTGCAGCACGTGCCGGATGCGGGTGCTGCGATCGAAACAGCCTTGTCCCGGGCCGCGTAG
- a CDS encoding YkgJ family cysteine cluster protein, giving the protein MNDTPTDLDFACNGCGGCCRDLRIPLTIDEATAWLRRGGHVELLCDAMPWLVEPEPDNAFAAYKRVRSTAALSGSLPVRITVMLTATHAGPCPNLLDDLRCAIYDERPLVCRIYPAEVNPFVPLVPDGKQCTPDAWQQAPFVRGGTIVDADTRENIARSRAASEAETPLRARLCAALGIDTAAVANEGFAVHAPPAATLLAALTALRASESESVPASADDAIAWTLVSNRTSTMDALVSVGAASQRAGSGSPHARYLGFHPDE; this is encoded by the coding sequence ATGAACGACACCCCCACCGACCTCGACTTTGCCTGCAACGGCTGCGGCGGATGCTGCCGCGACCTGCGCATTCCGCTGACGATCGACGAGGCCACTGCGTGGCTGCGGCGCGGCGGCCACGTGGAGCTGCTGTGCGACGCGATGCCGTGGCTCGTCGAGCCCGAGCCCGACAACGCATTCGCCGCTTACAAGCGCGTGCGCTCGACCGCCGCGCTCAGCGGCTCGCTGCCCGTCCGCATCACGGTCATGCTCACCGCGACCCATGCCGGGCCGTGCCCGAACCTGCTCGACGATCTGCGCTGCGCGATCTACGACGAGCGGCCGCTCGTGTGCCGGATCTATCCGGCCGAAGTGAATCCGTTCGTGCCGCTGGTGCCGGACGGCAAGCAATGCACGCCCGACGCATGGCAGCAGGCACCGTTCGTCCGCGGCGGCACGATCGTCGACGCGGACACCCGCGAGAACATCGCGCGCTCGCGTGCGGCGAGCGAAGCCGAGACGCCGCTGCGGGCGCGGCTTTGCGCGGCATTGGGAATCGATACGGCGGCCGTGGCCAACGAAGGGTTCGCCGTCCATGCGCCGCCGGCCGCCACGCTGCTTGCGGCACTGACGGCATTGCGCGCGTCGGAGTCGGAGTCCGTGCCGGCCAGCGCCGACGACGCCATCGCCTGGACGCTGGTGTCGAACCGCACGTCGACGATGGACGCGCTCGTGTCGGTCGGCGCGGCCAGTCAGCGTGCCGGCAGCGGCAGCCCGCACGCCCGTTATCTCGGCTTCCACCCGGACGAGTGA
- a CDS encoding MFS transporter: MTDKATRIDLFSFRTAPMRAFHLTWMAFFVCFFAWFACAPLMPLIAREFHLTAAQVANINIAAVAATIAVRLLVGPLCDRFGPRRVYVGLLLLGAIPVFAVSFTHDYLSFLICRLGIGAIGAGFVITQYHTSVMFAPNVVGTANATTAGWGNAGAGATQALMPLLVAAGLMLGFGEDSSWRIALVVPGVAMLVMAWAYWRFTQDCPQGDIVALRKAGVTVDSGKKGGWASFFAACGNYRVWMLFVTYGACFGVEVFIHNIAALYYVDHFSLSLKDAGFAVGLFGLLALFARALGGWLSDKIAARRSLDVRATLLCALIVGEGLGLIWFSHAQSIGVALVAMLTFGLFTHMACGATYALVPFIDRKALGGVAGIVGAGGNVGAVAASFLLKGVGDVQHTLSLLGLAVTATALCAMAVRFSEEHKAREAELRDRALAASSVAN, encoded by the coding sequence ATGACCGACAAAGCTACCCGTATCGATCTCTTCAGCTTCCGCACCGCGCCGATGCGCGCGTTCCACCTGACGTGGATGGCGTTCTTCGTGTGCTTCTTTGCGTGGTTCGCGTGCGCGCCGCTGATGCCGCTGATCGCACGCGAATTCCACCTGACCGCGGCACAGGTCGCCAACATCAACATCGCGGCCGTGGCCGCGACGATCGCCGTGCGGCTGCTGGTCGGCCCGCTGTGCGACCGCTTCGGCCCGCGCCGCGTGTACGTCGGCCTGTTGCTGCTCGGCGCGATCCCCGTGTTCGCGGTGTCCTTCACGCACGACTACCTGTCGTTCCTGATCTGCCGGCTCGGCATCGGCGCGATCGGCGCGGGCTTCGTGATCACGCAGTACCACACGTCGGTGATGTTCGCACCGAACGTGGTCGGCACCGCGAACGCGACGACGGCCGGCTGGGGCAACGCCGGTGCCGGCGCCACGCAGGCGCTGATGCCGCTGCTCGTCGCCGCCGGCCTGATGCTCGGCTTCGGCGAGGATTCGTCGTGGCGCATCGCGCTGGTCGTGCCGGGCGTCGCGATGCTCGTGATGGCGTGGGCGTACTGGCGCTTCACGCAGGATTGCCCGCAAGGCGACATCGTCGCGCTGCGCAAGGCAGGCGTGACGGTCGACAGCGGCAAGAAGGGCGGTTGGGCGAGCTTCTTCGCGGCCTGCGGCAACTATCGCGTGTGGATGCTGTTCGTCACGTACGGCGCGTGCTTCGGCGTCGAGGTGTTCATCCACAACATCGCCGCGCTGTACTACGTCGATCACTTCAGCCTGTCGCTGAAGGACGCCGGTTTCGCGGTCGGCCTGTTCGGGCTGCTCGCGCTGTTCGCCCGCGCGCTCGGCGGCTGGCTGTCCGACAAGATCGCCGCGCGCCGCAGCCTCGACGTGCGCGCCACGTTGCTGTGCGCGCTGATCGTCGGCGAAGGGCTCGGGCTGATCTGGTTCTCGCATGCGCAAAGCATCGGCGTCGCGCTGGTCGCGATGCTCACGTTCGGCCTCTTCACGCACATGGCCTGCGGCGCGACCTACGCACTGGTGCCGTTCATCGACCGCAAGGCGCTCGGCGGCGTGGCGGGGATCGTCGGCGCGGGCGGCAACGTCGGCGCGGTGGCCGCGAGCTTCCTGCTGAAGGGCGTCGGCGACGTACAGCACACGCTGAGCCTGCTCGGGCTGGCCGTCACCGCAACCGCGCTGTGCGCGATGGCCGTGCGCTTCAGCGAAGAACACAAGGCTCGCGAAGCCGAGCTGCGCGACCGCGCGCTGGCTGCCAGCAGCGTCGCGAACTGA
- a CDS encoding helix-turn-helix transcriptional regulator, protein MPSIAPPRLYGMPERSDRLDFYIRDQASRQAITEPHRHAYFQIQFNLGGDTEQRIGGVTRPFPRGALAFVLPHREHLIPHPEGAHFIVINFSQAFLRADLDVDPLDLEDVPAHRFPELTPFRFQEHLDFILTGDAYDEARRLALCMLDTDRVRTFGSTTLLRGYLLQLIGLVCTQYAGALDKLAQRGAQRAGRRDALARVLRHVRANLTREDLTLAATAEAAFLSPNYLAHLVRKETGSTFTDLVTERRIALAQSLLAHTSRRIADIARSVGFRDEGYFARRFRARVGVSPKAYRDANAALPDGDDTPTAADA, encoded by the coding sequence ATGCCCTCCATCGCCCCGCCGCGCCTGTACGGGATGCCCGAACGCAGCGACCGGCTCGACTTCTACATCCGCGACCAGGCGTCGCGCCAGGCGATCACCGAGCCGCACCGGCACGCGTATTTCCAGATCCAGTTCAACCTCGGCGGCGACACCGAGCAGCGGATCGGCGGCGTCACGCGGCCGTTTCCGCGCGGCGCGCTCGCGTTCGTGCTGCCGCACCGCGAGCACCTGATCCCGCACCCGGAAGGCGCGCATTTCATCGTGATCAACTTCAGCCAGGCGTTCCTGCGCGCCGATCTCGACGTCGACCCGCTCGATCTCGAGGACGTGCCCGCGCACCGCTTTCCCGAGCTGACGCCGTTCCGCTTCCAGGAACATCTCGACTTCATCCTGACCGGCGACGCCTACGACGAAGCGCGCCGCCTCGCACTGTGCATGCTCGACACCGATCGCGTGCGCACGTTCGGCTCGACCACGTTGCTGCGCGGCTACCTGCTGCAGCTGATCGGGCTCGTCTGCACGCAGTACGCGGGGGCGCTCGACAAGCTCGCGCAGCGCGGCGCCCAGCGCGCGGGCCGGCGCGACGCACTTGCACGCGTGCTGCGGCACGTGCGCGCCAACCTGACCCGCGAAGACCTGACGCTCGCCGCGACCGCCGAGGCCGCGTTCCTGTCGCCCAACTACCTCGCGCACCTGGTCCGCAAGGAAACCGGCAGCACCTTCACCGATCTCGTGACCGAGCGCCGGATCGCGCTCGCGCAGTCGCTGCTGGCCCACACGAGCCGGCGCATCGCAGATATCGCGCGCTCGGTCGGCTTCCGCGACGAAGGGTATTTCGCGCGGCGCTTCCGTGCGCGGGTCGGCGTGTCACCGAAGGCGTACCGCGACGCGAACGCCGCGCTGCCGGACGGCGACGACACACCGACGGCCGCCGACGCGTAG
- the nirD gene encoding nitrite reductase small subunit NirD: MNDRLPLSWTRVCPLDDIVPNTGVCALVNGEQVAVFHVAHAEEGGVFAIDNVDPVSQAAVMSRGLIGSLGERVVVASPLYKQHFDLRTGECLEAPEQSVSAYPSRVEDGFVWIAA, from the coding sequence ATGAACGATCGTCTTCCGTTGTCCTGGACCCGCGTGTGCCCGCTCGACGACATCGTGCCGAACACCGGCGTGTGTGCCCTCGTCAACGGCGAGCAGGTTGCGGTTTTTCACGTCGCGCATGCCGAAGAAGGCGGCGTGTTCGCGATCGACAACGTCGATCCCGTGTCGCAGGCGGCCGTGATGTCGCGCGGGCTGATCGGCAGCCTCGGCGAGCGCGTCGTCGTCGCGTCGCCGCTGTACAAGCAGCATTTCGACCTGCGCACCGGCGAATGCCTCGAGGCGCCCGAGCAGTCGGTGAGCGCGTATCCGTCGCGGGTCGAGGACGGTTTCGTGTGGATCGCAGCCTGA